The sequence CCCGATCGCGAGCGATCGGCTACCGGCCACGGCCTCACCATGCACAAGCCTATCCGGGCTGAGGTGATTGACTCAGTTTTTCAAACAGATATTCAGGCCTGGAGCTGCTCGGGCACCCCCGCCGACTGCGTCAAGCTGGCCCTGGGGGCGCTCATGCAAACCCCGCCAGATGTGGTGGTCTCAGGCATCAACCACGGCGCTAATTTGGGCACCGACGTAGTCTACTCAGGCACGGTGTCGGCGGCGATGGAGGGAATGATGGAGGGCATTCCAGCGATCGCAGTCAGCCTGACCAGTTTTACCCAGGGCAACTTTGCCCCTGCCGCCGAGTTTATTCGCGATCTGCTGGCCGAGGGGGCGAGTGGGTTGCTGGCAGCTCCCCTGCTGCTCAATGTCAACGTGCCAGCCCTGCCCGCCGCCGAGATCAAGGGAGCCAAAATCACTCGCCAGGGTATTCGTCGCTATTTTGACCAGTTTGAGAAACGCCTCGACCCGCGCGGCAAAACCTACTACTGGCTGGCAGGGGAAGCGATCGCAGACCTCGAAGATCCGCTGCCCAATCAGGGCTGGCCGCCCGAACTCAAGCAGTCTCTGA is a genomic window of Nodosilinea sp. E11 containing:
- the surE gene encoding 5'/3'-nucleotidase SurE, with product MNILISNDDGIFALGMRTLATTLAAAGHQVTVVCPDRERSATGHGLTMHKPIRAEVIDSVFQTDIQAWSCSGTPADCVKLALGALMQTPPDVVVSGINHGANLGTDVVYSGTVSAAMEGMMEGIPAIAVSLTSFTQGNFAPAAEFIRDLLAEGASGLLAAPLLLNVNVPALPAAEIKGAKITRQGIRRYFDQFEKRLDPRGKTYYWLAGEAIADLEDPLPNQGWPPELKQSLTTIPTDVQAIHDRYISVTPLQYNLTAVGDLLDLVGGQRPLLPEVAGEKKLHTDGI